One window from the genome of Nicotiana sylvestris chromosome 9, ASM39365v2, whole genome shotgun sequence encodes:
- the LOC104222792 gene encoding L-type lectin-domain containing receptor kinase IX.1-like, with translation MIPFMSSKMNSISLFITFFLIPFVNSVYFKIPRFGPDVTDILYEGDAVASVGEIEFNKFTYLCRVAHAIYKEKVPIWDPDSTKLADFSTHFSFTIDTLNSSLYGHGIAFFLAPVGFQIPPNSDGGFLGLFNTTTSDSAQNQIVVVEFDSFSNPEWDPPFEHVGINKNSIASSETAPWNVSLHSGDPIDAWITYNSTTKNLSVFWNYGKGSNSSISYIINLREVLPSWITIGFSAATGKNVERHTLESWEFSSSLDMEELGGNGRRKIGLIAGLTALGGVLFVSAILALVILRKWRRRKMKRNPETISLTSFNDDLEKGTGPKKFSYEELDTSTNHFSEERKLGEGGFGEVYKGYLIDLDIAIAVKKISRGSKQGKKEYITEVKVISRLRHRNLVQLIGWCHDQGKFLLVYEFMPNGSLDCHLFGKRNPLSWNTRYKISLGLASALLYLHEEWEQCVIHRDIKSSNVMLDSSFNVKLGDFGLARLMDHELGPQTTGLAGTLGYLAPEYIKTGRASKESDVYSFGIVALEIATGRKSVDPGTGKSDAGLVEYVWELYGKGKLLSVVDEKLNLDFDAKQVERLMITGLWCAHPESNLRPSIRQAIHVLNFEASLPNLPVKMPVPVYYLPGSGELGVSLGEPTMTCTSIDVGR, from the coding sequence TACTTTAAAATACCACGTTTTGGTCCGGACGTGACTGATATACTCTATGAAGGAGATGCAGTTGCTTCTGTAGGAGAGATTGAGTTTAACAAATTTACTTATCTTTGTCGCGTGGCACATGCTATCTATAAAGAGAAAGTACCAATTTGGGATCccgactctactaaacttgctgaTTTCTCCACACATTTTTCGTTCACTATCGATACCCTAAATAGTTCCTTGTATGGTCATGGCATTGCATTTTTCCTCGCTCCGGTTGGTTTTCAGATTCCACCTAACTCAGATGGTGGTTTTCTTGGACTGTTCAATACTACCACCAGTGATTCAGCTCAGAACCAAATCGTTGTTGTTGAGTTTGACTCGTTTTCCAACCCCGAATGGGATCCTCCATTCGAACATGTTGGTATAAACAAGAATTCTATTGCTTCATCTGAGACAGCTCCTTGGAATGTTAGTTTACATAGTGGAGATCCTATTGATGCGTGGATTACTTACAATTCTACGACAAAAAATCTAAGTGTCTTTTGGAACTATGGAAAAGGCTCCAATTCCAGCATATCTTATATAATAAACCTTAGAGAGGTTCTGCCTTCATGGATAACGATAGGATTCTCTGCTGCAACGGGTAAAAATGTTGAAAGACATACACTTGAATCGTGGGAGTTCAGCTCGAGTCTTGATATGGAAGAGTTAGGGGGAAATGGTCGCAGAAAGATTGGATTGATTGCAGGGTTAACAGCATTAGGAGGAGTTTTGTTTGTGAGCGCGATTTTGGCTTTAGTAATATTGAGGAAATGGAGACGACGAAAGATGAAGAGAAATCCAGAGACAATAAGCTTAACATCTTTCAATGATGATCTTGAAAAGGGAACAGGACCGAAAAAGTTTTCTTATGAAGAGCTCGATACTTCAACCAATCACTTCTCAGAGGAACGAAAGTTAGGCGAAGGAGGATTTGGAGAAGTTTATAAAGGTTACCTCATAGATCTTGATATCGCGATTGCTGTGAAGAAGATCTCGAGAGGGTCTAAGCAAGGGAAAAAGGAATACATAACCGAGGTGAAGGTTATAAGTCGGTTAAGACATAGAAATCTTGTGCAGCTAATTGGTTGGTGTCATGACCAAGGTAAGTTCTTACTTGTTTACGAATTCATGCCAAATGGTAGTTTAGATTGTCACTTATTTGGTAAAAGGAATCCTCTTAGTTGGAATACGAGGTATAAGATATCACTCGGATTAGCATCCGCTTTGCTATATCTACACGAAGAATGGGAGCAGTGTGTGATCCACAGAGACATCAAATCGAGTAATGTAATGCTCGATTCGAGTTTTAATGTCAAGCTCGGTGATTTTGGCTTAGCTAGACTAATGGACCATGAATTAGGTCCTCAGACTACAGGATTGGCTGGAACTTTAGGTTATTTGGCTCCCGAATACATAAAAACAGGCCGAGCAAGTAAAGAGTCAGATGTATATAGCTTCGGAATAGTTGCACTAGAAATTGCAACTGGAAGAAAATCAGTAGATCCGGGGACGGGGAAATCTGATGCAGGGTTAGTGGAGTATGTTTGGGAGCTTTATGGTAAAGGAAAACTTCTTTCTGTTGTTGATGAGAAATTAAACCTGGATTTTGACGCGAAACAAGTAGAGCGATTGATGATTACCGGGTTATGGTGTGCTCATCCGGAGAGCAATCTGAGGCCATCCATAAGACAAGCAATTCATGTTCTGAATTTTGAGGCATCCTTGCCTAATCTACCTGTGAAAATGCCAGTTCCTGTGTATTATTTACCTGGTTCTGGTGAACTAGGAGTTAGCTTGGGGGAGCCTACAATGACTTGCACAAGCATAGATGTGGGTCGTTAA